Sequence from the Flavobacterium sp. J372 genome:
GGGAAAGGCGATATACCTCCACCGTTTAGTGATATGTGATTAACCTTTACTGCAGAAGTTAAATAAGAATTTGGATTTTCAATTTTATGCAGATATGTGTTCCTTCCCGAATTTGTATATGTGGAACCTACAAGAACATTGCCATACTTGTCTTTTTGAATGAATGAAAAATATGCTGATGGAGTGGTTGAACTGATTTGTTCATATAAAAGTCTTGGGGCGGTACCTGAGGTAAGATCTTTTGCAATTACTTCACCATCATTGCCTGTGCTTATGTGAGGACGCTTGTAGGTGGCAAAATATGCTGTTTGTAAATCTGGGGAAAGCTCAAAATTATAAGATACACTATTGCTATATGAAAGTGGAATTGAATTATAATTACTAAACATCCCCGTTAAACTATTAAATTCTAAGCTGTAAAAGCGTGCATATTGACTAACCGGATCTGTGTTAGCATTTTGGAGGCTTGATGATTCAAGACCATATAATTTAGAAATTGAGGGATTTTGAGCTACCCTTATCATGCTCCTGCGTATTCCACTATAAGTATTTTGTGTTGGATAGTAATTGCCATAATTATATATCTGATTTGATGTAAACGATGAAACTACAGGTGTGAGGTTTAAACCGGAACCATCAATTTTGTAACTTAACATACTGTTTTCATCTTGTACAACAACCCAATAATTACCATCAGAACTTCGTGCAGCTGTAAGTGGTGCATAACTACCTTTATGTTCAATGTATGAACCGGCATTTGATAACATTTTTGTTGTTGTCAACTCTGCCATAAAGGGAGTGGAATTGATATTAAGCACTTCACCAAGACTATTATTTGTAAAATCAACTATAGAATACATGTAATGCCCAGGAGGATCAACCCCGACGCAAAGACATATGTATTGTTCATTTTTTACAATATAATATTTATTGCTGTCACCTGGGTGCGGAATGATTATGACAGGTTGTGTGAAGTCTGGATAATAGCCAATTGTTCCATTGGCCATAACAGTATGATTTTTATTCCATACTTTTTTACCATCAGTATAAAACAACAAGTTACCATTGCTATCGCTTATTGATGCATAACCTTCATTATTCACTGCGGCCGGCACTACATTTACAGTATTGGGATTTGTTGAAAAAGTTAAATCTGAAGATTTTAACTGCCAGTGATTATTATAATCCTGCCCCAGGCAATGTATGCTAAACAGCATAAAGAGCCCAATGTATAAATATACGTTTCTCATGTTTTTATATTTAAGATTAAACGTATAATTATTGTTTCGCCATTAAAGCCTTCACTGCTGCTTTAAGTTCGTCAATTTCTTTTTGCTGCTGCTCCAGTTTTTTAGTTTGCTCTGTAAGAGTAATGGTTTGCTCTGTAAGCTGTTTGTCCTGAGCTATGGCATATAGCGTGAGTTCCTCAATTTTTTCCTGCTGTATGCGGGCCATGTCGCCAAGCTCTATACCGTCTTCCTTAACCTGTTTGGCTGATGGTACATTTGGCAGGTGGCCGTTTGCAGCTATGTATTTTTCAACTTCCGGAAGGGTTGCAAGCTTATAATCACCAGCAAAAACATAGTCGGCCCATGTGTTGGCAAGGCTTACGCGAACTTCTTCAGTAAGTATTCCGCCTTTCACAAACAGTTTATACCCACTTACATTTACGCTGCCAGCTGTTGAAGGAAAACCATCAGCAGAGCCTGAAGGGTGGGCCGTACCGCCAATACCTACTTTACCTGCATTAAAATCACCATATATAAGTGGTGTTGTAGTATTACTGTTTGCTATATATAGTTTGTTGCTGGCAGTTTCATTCTGACCGGCATCAACACCAAGAAAAACATTTTTAGAACCTGTGGCATTACGGCCTGCCGACTGGCCTACGAATACATTTTGATAACCTGTAGCGTTTAAACCTGTATTGCTGCCTACCATTATATTACCAAAGCCTGTGATGTTCCCTGCCCCTGCAGCATGGCCCACAAAT
This genomic interval carries:
- a CDS encoding T9SS type A sorting domain-containing protein → MNNEGYASISDSNGNLLFYTDGKKVWNKNHTVMANGTIGYYPDFTQPVIIIPHPGDSNKYYIVKNEQYICLCVGVDPPGHYMYSIVDFTNNSLGEVLNINSTPFMAELTTTKMLSNAGSYIEHKGSYAPLTAARSSDGNYWVVVQDENSMLSYKIDGSGLNLTPVVSSFTSNQIYNYGNYYPTQNTYSGIRRSMIRVAQNPSISKLYGLESSSLQNANTDPVSQYARFYSLEFNSLTGMFSNYNSIPLSYSNSVSYNFELSPDLQTAYFATYKRPHISTGNDGEVIAKDLTSGTAPRLLYEQISSTTPSAYFSFIQKDKYGNVLVGSTYTNSGRNTYLHKIENPNSYLTSAVKVNHISLNGGGISPFPQLIPSQEESCIPDITLSVPETNSNHVYQASNSVTTNNTYTINSGNDITMKAGAFVVMKPNTHIKSGSLALAKIEDCEEGSVIEMATARMSSPSDPDMYKKALFTMYPNPAHDRLTVSAEAGITTVTISSIEGMLMYSTKLSGKETSQDVDVSQYRKGIYIVNITTADGKTESQKLMKD